The DNA region TTGTCCTGAAGCTGCCCCAACTGAACTTTCATTTCTAGCAAAGAGTTCAGACGGTCACGTACTGCCTTGACATCAAATCCAAACGTTTCTAAATCACCTATTTCTTGGAAGCTGCTATCAAAGAAGTCGTCAGGAACCTCAATGTTCACCTTGGAGGTCTTCTCAACCAAAGAGGCAAAGGTTAACATCTTTGCAATGGCTAATGATTCGCGACTTAGCTCTCCACACTTAACTAAAggataaaaatgtggtttttgcGGATATCTTCTAAATGCATCCATAGATTCAACTTTTTCCCAAATTTCAGGATAAGATTTCACAAATGGCAAATCTGGACTGTCTTGTTGCTCAATGTTAACAGTGACACCAGTTTCAACTTGTGTACCTGTAACCTCATTTTGTTGGTTATCAGTCTCGGCTGGGTTACCTACAACAGATTTGACAAAATCAAAATAACTAGTCAAAGGAATCTATTGAAAATTTTCACATTTGCTTACTTGAGCCCTCTGTAGGTTTGACAGAATGCATTTCACTTGTGCACAACAAAAAGGGTTGATCATGAGCAGATGCCTTTTCGGATATTCCAGTCACAGCCACCTGAAGTTCTTTTGTCGAGCAACCCATTGGAGAATCAACAGTTTCTGCCTGTCTCACTGCATCTTGATAACATGGAAATTTCATACAAACAAGACAAAAGTAAATAGGAAAAATAAGTACTACCGAATGAGGGCAAAAGGAAAAAGGATAAATAAGTACTGTTGTTTTGCTCCGCATCAGCCTCATCTGTGACACCAGTTTCAACTTGTCTTCCATTAACCTCGTTTTGTTGGTTCGGAGTCCCAGCAAGGTTACCTAGAACACAATCTTGAGATTAGTCAAACTTGCTACGGGTAAAGGAACCCATGGATTCAATTTTTTACAAAAACCAAAGGTGGACTGTCGTGTTTCTCCACCTCACCTGTGACACTAATTTCAACTTGTCTTCCATTAATCTCTTGGTTGGCAGTCCCAACAAGGTTACCTAGGAAACAAACTTGATGTTAGTCAAAGAGCTACAGGCAAAGGAATCCACTGAATTTTCTTCACAATATCTTACTTGTACCACCTATGGTTTTTACAGAATGCACTTCATTTATGCACAGTGATAAAGGTTGATTATGAGCGGATGGCTTTGGCAATACTCCAGTCACAACCACCTGACCTTCTTGTGTCAAGTAATCCGTTGTAGAATTCACAGTTTCCGTCTCTCTCATTGCTTCTTCAGAACCTGAAAATGAATAAGACAAGTACTTCCATAGGGGGAAAACAAGGAAAAAGTCCATCCCTATTATGTTTAGTCTAACATTTCTCTTGGCCTAGCAATAGTTTGAATACATCCATGGTTTCAATGTTTTTCCCCTACTGTAGAATTTTCAGAAAAGGCAAATGTGGACTGTCAACGTCACCTGTTACGCCAGTTTCAACCTGTTTTCTGACCTCACTTTGTTGTTCGGAAATCCCAGCAGGGTTACCTATAACACAACATTGACGTTTTTCAAACAACTATAGCCAAAGAAATTCCTTCAAAATATTCTTGATAGCTTACTTGAGCCCACTGTAATACTTGTAATGCCTTTATCGATATCCATTGCAGAATATACAGCTTCCTCTTCGACCATTGCATCTTCAGAACCTGAGATTTTGACAAAGTAAGAGCAGAGCAGTGATGGGATGGGGAAAGTAAGAAGAATTCAAATTAAATTACACACTAGTTACTGTAATTAGTTTTTATGAACTAAAGGTTCTTCAGGTTGTGATGTGTCATACCTTTATATTTAGCAACTTGAGTCTCAGTCGATTCAACTTGAGCAACAACTCCAGTTCCATCATGTTTCTCACCTGCCAAAGTAGAAATTATTTAGACTACAGTGTTCTATTCCACTGTGCTTGGTGGATTTTTGGGGTTGTTAGCCTCCCATACCTTTCAAATCCAACCTTGTGATCATAGACAATTCGAATATATCATTCGAGCAATCCGCAGCCATAGATCCACCGCCATTATGTTCCTCGCCTGCACATGCTGGCACACATTAGATTTTGAAATAATTACAGATCTACGGAATGCTGTAGGTTTGACATATACACACCTTCAACAAGCAATGCAGTCCGTTTTCCATTCCCTTCTACTGCACTGGTCACTCCATCTTCATTCTGTCCAACCCCCTGAATGAGTTAAGAACAAACATCGTGATGAATAAAACTAAACTAGAAGCAATGAAATCCCAATATGGTACCTCCAAGTCCATAACTTTTCAAGAGATTATTGGACAGCTGAATACCTTCGAATTAATTATGGATAAAAAAACAACACTTCATATTTAAATGTCTTTCAACAAACAAGAGAAACATCTCTTTGTTTTGAACAGAGAGGTCTTACATTGTCATATTGGTCATGCATTGGAATTTACGCAAAAGCTTAATGTAGGCTACAGTTCTGAACTTCTGTTATGCAGAGACAAATGAAAGAAGCAAAGCATACTGGCTTCAGATATAAATACCTCCATAGGGAGCAGACATGATGCTCCAGCATGAGATCCCCCTGTTGCTTCAGACTCTGACTTGATACCAGAAGATTCAGTGTTGTCCATTACATGCTCATCTCCAATATTTACTTCACCGGTCTTTTCAATTTCACTTCTTTTCTTGCCTGCAATAGTttatacatatttattttatgtggaTTATCCAATGAACCTATTAGCATAGAAATATCATGTAATGTCAAAAGTTTCTTATGTCTTACCCTAGGCCATTGGATATCAGCTTGAGATATTCATGGTTTACCCTTGCCTTCAAAATTATTGGTTGATTATGTGGACCTATCATGTATATGTCTGTTTCTGAGGGCTATTGAATTTTTTACCATGCAATTTCAGTGGTATGCCCCTCCTATCATGTCCTACTCTAGGTCATGGGATGTCACTTTGAGGTTTTCGTGGTTTACCTTTTCTTTTGAAATGAGTTAATGCTTGATCATCTAGTCCTCTAACCTTCAGTTTCGCAATCTTCTGCAAGAGCAAATAACGCATTTTAATCAGGACCAGTAGGTTTTAGAAGAACAAAATCAGTGGAAAAATAGTGCACGGCTTTCTTTGTATAGCCCTTCTACTTTCAAATAATGAAGATGAAAACATTTGATCCCAATTATCCTTGAATGGACCTAAAAGAAGGCAAGCCGCTAGGACTGCTTACTCAAGCAAAATGAATGAATACAGAGGCCTCCGAGAATATGAACCTAACCTTAATCTTGGAATATTTCCATCAGGCATTATTATGCCATACAAACGATAGAGGCAACAGAGacctatttttgttgttttcctATTAAATATCAAGCAGAGATGAAAACTGAGTAGTTTTATGTACCGACATGTCCCCAATGATGAGCACTATTTAACCCTGCTATTGGAATTACTTGAGTCGGTGAGTGTTGCCCGTATAGTATAAGTAGTTTTGATAATGCTCACCGACACAAGTACTTTGACCAATACTGAGTGAACCAACACACTTCTCTGTGATTGCAGGGTATCTTGAGTAAAATGCAAAGAATAGAGCAAGTTAATGAGGTTAGAAAGGGAAGACTGGAATCATGAATTTGTATACCACAAGGGAACATTCAGCAATAGgagaataaataattaaataccaACAACATTTTTCAAAGAGTTCCCTTACCAAAACATTAATAACTGGGGATTCTTTGTTTAGAGTTTTAACCAGCGTTCTCCTTGCAAACGGTTTCTCCAAAGATAAGGAGTCATCTGAATGCCCACCTTTTAACTTCTTGTAAAGACTTAAAATTGTTGCATCATCCTTAGGTTGCGGAGAcattttcaatttcttgttGGTCTTTCCATAAGGTAATTTATCCGTGCAAGGACTCAAGGGCTTCGATTGAATTTTCACTGAGATCCTAGAACAAGGTGTTTTCTTTCGAAGTGGTGTACCTACATCAGAGTTTCCGTAACTCTCACATGATTGTAATTCATAATCACGTTTGGAACTCTGACATGAATGCTTTGATTGTGCTTCAGACCCCCTTCTAAAGTGAAATTCCTGAAAAGAACCGCCAGAATTTAGTCACACACAACTAATTTGAATCCATCAAATGCTCTTCAGCATAGCAACTTGAATTTACACGGACATCGTTAAATCTTTCTGAATAAAATTACATCTTAATGATCTCATTTCCAAGACACAGAATGTTTCAAACATGATTACCATCTTGCCCATAAGAAACAAGTAATGACCATCACCTTTCCACTTATAAAACAATAGGAAAAAAAACACGTACCCGAACTTCAGTAATCCATTTTCCATGGCTCATAGTAGCCCATCCTCCATCAGTCCAATCCATGTGAGTCCTCAATTCTGAAAGGCTGAATTCCTTCTCCTGCCTCGTGCAACTTAAAGTGACCGCATACTTGTTTCCTTTAAGAACTTTTGTAATGTCTCCGACCCACCAACCCATGCCATGGAATGCATCCACCTTATCCAACAAGTTAAAATCTCTTTCAGTCGAATTTGGAGGCTGAGGCCGAATCTGATGGCCACGTACGACAATTTTATCATCGCTGTTGTTTGATTTCTTATATTGAAGCAAGAAAGAGTCGATCCCCAGTTGACCAAGATAAATTGCTGGAAACCAAGCATAAAATAGTCTTTCTTCGTCCGGATTCATTTCAACTGCTGTCCCAGGGCTGAAATTTGATACCATCATCATCTATGAAACAATGGTGAAAAATGTCAGTTTCTGTCTATGACAATTGACAACCATATCTAGCATAAGAAAATTTTCTACACTCTCCCAAAATTAGAAGAAAGTCAGATTCATTGCAAAAGAGATCAATACAAACATTCATGGTAGATAAATACAACATTAGCCAAGATATGATGAAACTGGGGGACCAAAACAAGCGATCAAGGTGGagaaaaacttattttttaAAGTGAAAAAGGGGAATTTAAAAGCAAAACAACAGAAGGCAGAGCCAAATATGTACAAACAACCTGCATGTTCTTAAATCATGAAAACCCATGTCACAAatcttcaaagaaaaaaatcataaataaacacacaaaaaaccctatGCAACCATAAACCTCGAAAAATCATGCATCAGAAAACAAAACCCACATGCATTACCAAAAACCCAGAACCAGTACCTCCTTTTTGGCTCGGACCCAAACGCCGTCCGCCAAATCCCAGTGAGAACGCAATTCTGACCGCCGCAGCACAAGCAGATCAGGCGGGTACATGAACCCCACCGTGTACGCATCCTCCTCGCGCTTGATCACAACCCCGGGCCACCACGCATCGAGGTGAAAGGCGTCGACTTTGTCGCCGGGCTCGAAGGGCCTGTCGACATTGTCGTCCGGAGGCACCGGCCGGATTTGACCCAACTCGACAAACTCCGTCAGGGGCTTGTCCGGGTCGACGTCAGAGACCAGAGTCTCGTACTGGACCTCAGCCTTGGTGGGTGAGAAGGAGTTGCTGCTGCCGTCGGAAAagctcttccttttcttcttcgtcGCCGGAATCAGTGGTTTCGAGTCGATTATTTTGGCGGGGAACCATGCGCCCTTGAAGCCATCTTCATTGCTGCAAACTTCCACCTTTGAATCCTTGCCCAAATGGGTTGCTGATTGACCTTTCTTGACCACCATTTTCAGTTGTCTTCCGTCACTTTCCCGAGAAAATAATCACAGTGTGGGAGAAAGTGGCAGAGTGGGAGTGAGAGTCCTCTCTCTCGCTTGCTCTTTCttttttatctctctctctcttaacttTATGAAATCAATACAATCCTGACCGttgaaagaaaaagaggaaaaaggGAGAAAATTAGGGGATGGTGGGGGAAGGGAATCTTAATCCGATAATTAGTATCTGCTAAGTTATCAATCAGTCAAAAGGGTTTTGATTTGTTGCGGTGTGGGGGAGATAAAAAGTTTTCATCTTTCCGTCGTATAACTTCTgcatcacctttttttttttttataaataatattatttatattataaagaTAGGAAATAAGCTAAACCTGAtgaatgtggtttaaattcatttttagtgATAATTGAACCTAATTAGTATGTGCTAGGTTGAAACAACGGGTTGTATATGTTGAGGTCCAAATTTCACATTTGCACCCCCTAATTTTGTTGAGGTTCCTTTTTTCCCTTCTAGTTTGAATTTGTCAATTTTGTTACTATAGTTTAGTAGTTGTGATTCTTGTCATTTTCGTGAGACCTCACATGAAGATGTGAGTGAATGAGGAcagaatttgttttttttaatctttttgtcatttttgttgtagataataaaaacatttaaaatctaaaaattGTAGACCATTTCCTTTTCTTAAGTTATTGTGCATCTATTCACTCCCCTTTCTCTTAACATCGCGAGATTGAACCTGATCACTTTAGCCCCTCCCAAATTATTTTAACTCTTTTTTACTCTAATTTCtcaattatatatttatatagttTACTATTTTAAAGGTCCCCTATATGGCCAGTACTTCTCATTTGTCAAGGAATTGACACCAATTGGGAGTGTCCTTAAATTGAAGGGACAAAATCTGCACAACCGAAACTAAGGTACCAAAAATCAAATAAGTTTTgttacttagtattacggtctaatataatttctcttcacttgtaagtgagaggttttaggttcaataCTCTCGTCAAAAgcgaatttaaaccatattatacTAGTTTACTGTGAGGCTAAactcactctttttttttttagtgtcaataatatcgtttgtttaaaaaatcaATAAGCTTTTATTTCAGGTGTAGGTCTTCGTCGTGTCTGCAGAGCAAACAAGGAAGGCGTTTTGGGCTCTGGGAAGTTTGGGCAACGTCCTGTAGGCCATCACTTAATTATGAAAGATTCTACACAATTTTGTTAATGCataaataaaggaaaaattggTTTTGATCTCAGTAACATATAAAATATTCAGAaatattctaatttattttaatgtgtTGGAAATACGATCATTTGCACaaagtgtcataatataattagataaattttttttttgttcaagtttttaattgtattattacatttTTTATATGGAGCCGTATTCTCAGAACActaaaaaatatctcatataaaaagaaaaatactattTTATCTAACTTGATTAACTCCATATCAGCTCAGGCTATAAAAGATAAACGACTATAAGGAACCAGCATGTCTTTTAGTTGAAAGATGAGTAATTACATCAGTCATATGTGTGAAGAACGTTGCAACCACTTCAAGTTTGGCCTTTTTATGTCTGATGTATGACATAATATTAAATCGTGTTCAtgacacattgaaaaatttatcGTGTTTTTGGTGTCTGAGAGTATAATTCAGCATAAAACCAAACTAAGATTATAACATCGGTTGTCATTGCTCCGTTGTGATTTGGTCCAATTGAATTCCacttccctccctctctctctctctcgctttcTTCTCCCCTCGCATTTCACGTCACCTTCCTCCCAAAGTCACAAACCGCTACACCATTCCGCCAAGTCAATATAAGCCTTCTTCTTTTGCAACCCCTCTCCCTCCCCACCATTTCCTTCTTCCTCAATCCCTTCTCTCTCATCGCCTTCCGATCACAACAATCTCTCCCAATCCAATTCAATTCAGTTCCGGCATGCCGTTGCTGGTAGACTGCTCCAGCTGCAACACGCCGCTGCAGCTGCCGCCCGGCGCTAGGACGATCCGCTGCCCCCTGTGCCAGGCCTTCACCCGCATCGCCGACTCCCGCGCTCATCCACCTCAGCCTTACtctgcctcctcctcctcatctaACCACAACCCTCCTCCGCCCTCCACTTCTCCCTACAACCACGCGCCGCCGGTGCCTCCTCGGACGGTGCACGGACGGAAGCGAGCTGTGATATGTGCCGTGTCGTACAAGCGGTCCCGGCACGAGCTCAAGGGATGCATTAACGACGCCAAGTGTATGAAGTACTTGCTGGTCAACAGGTTCAGCTTTCCAGAATCCTCCATTCTCATGCTCACCGGTAACCTCTTTCTCTTCCCATTTCTTCAACgcttgatgttgcgtgtggactGAATTCTATGGTTAATATCTGTTTAAGTAAGACTTTAATTTATGGGTCAGCAAAGACTAGTTCTTGCGTTCTTAATTTCCACATTTATGGTTCGCAATCGTTGAATTGTTCTTAATTTGCTGCAAAGCatcgattttttatttattatttatttgcaaGGTGGGTATTTTTCTGTAGATTTTATGCAATTACCATTTAAGTAATCAATTAAGTATGATTAATAACAAATTAACAATTGTGAAATGGTAGTAAAAAGTTAAAAGCTTGCTTTAGTAATGCACTCGGGTTTCTTTAGAACGTCGTTATGTTAATGTTCGTAAAAATCTAACGTAGATAACTTATTATCTTAATCTATATGTGTGTATTGCTTGCAGAAGAAGAAGCTGATCCTTATAGGCACCCGAACAAGCAAAACATCAGAATGGCGCTGTTTTGGCTTGTGCAAGGTTGTCAAGCGGGGGATTCTTTGGTGTTTCATTATTCTGGTCATGGATCACAACAGAGGAACTACACTGGGGACGAGGTGGATGGATTTGATGAAACGCTATGTCCTTCGGATTTTGAGACTCAGGGGATGATTGTCGATGATGAGATCAATGAAACAATTGTCAGACCTCTTCCCACCGGGGCTAGGCTTCATGCAATTGTGGATGCTTGCCACAGCGGTACTGTGCTAGATTTACCGTATCTCTGTAGGATGGACAGGTAACTCTAGCTCGATATTTTGTTATGTATCTGTGCTTAATGTTACTTCTGCAATCTGTTTTGTGCTTATCATTGCTCTATGTACTTTTTTCGTTTATTCATTGTTATATTTGAATGTAGGAACGGGAAGTACATATGGGAGGATCATCGCCCAAGATCAGGTGTTTGGAAAGGAACAAACGGTGGAGAGGTCATTTCCTTTAGTGGCTGTGATGATGATCAAACCTCTGCTGATACCTCAGTAAAGTCTTGGACAAAATCTTAAACTGTTATTTATGCTAGACTAGCAGCGTCTCCTTTTCTGACATAAGGCTGTTAAAGGAAACAAAGCTAACGCTCCTCGTGTGCAGGCTTTGTCAAAGATTACTTCGACTGGTGCCATGACTTACGCTTTCATCGAAGCCATCGAGCGTGGACATGGAAATACATATGGTAACATGTTGAATGCAATGCGATCTACCATCCGTAACACAGACAATGATGGTGGAGGTGGTATTGTGACATCTCTTATCTCCATGCTTTTGAAAGGGGGGAGTCTTGGCGGGATAAGACAGGTACTATTTTTGCACTCGTTGTGACCATATTCAAAATGCCAAAATGCGTGAGCAATTAAACGCTCCCATAAATTTAGATTTTTGATAAACTTGATCTTAAATCAATTAAgttggtttcggtttcggttagCATCTTTAACTCTCCTTTGAACGATCTTTGGTGCAGGAACCACAGCTAACCGCCAATCAACCATTTGATGTGTATACGAAGCCTTTCTCCTTGTAGTTATTGAAGCAGGATTTCCCTACGATTGCTCATGATCATTCATTAATCGTGTCCCGGCCTCCTATTCGTGTGTACACTTCTCAGAGAAACCCAATTTTGTATCTGCTTGTGTTTAATTCTGTTGTTTACCGATCTATGTTTTCTGTGTTCTTGGATGATGCTCGATGGCTGTTAGGCATGCTGTGTAGATCTGATATCAAATAGACCCTAACCGATAAAATCTGTGTCTGAAACTTCCTTGCATTGGAACAAGAACAAGCTACACCAAGTAAACAACGCAAACAGCCTTCCGACGAATAATTCCCACCTAATTAGTCCTTTTTCCCTGTCAAGATTCAAAATCCTATGTCTTTAATGTCCACAAATAGAGTCAAAAGCTTAGTCATTTCAAATTATTCGACATCTAAATAGCTTCGAATAAGCCCGCGACATTTTTTTaggctaaatttttttcttaatcccTGTGGTGAGGCACTACTTTTAAATCGACTCATGTGGTGAAGTTCGTTATCAATCATAGTCCAAATTGAAATTTCTGTCAAAATCTCATCCACATGCAGGGCTAAAAAGGTcatttcattcttttttttcttttctttttggtaattccacttttttataatcaacaaaaaaagaagaaatcccTACCCTTGCCAGCCATAGCCACCACcttcccccctctctctcacaTAACCCTAGACATCCAGTCCACCATTGTTCTtctt from Malus domestica chromosome 01, GDT2T_hap1 includes:
- the LOC114824927 gene encoding DUF724 domain-containing protein 7-like isoform X6 — its product is MVVKKGQSATHLGKDSKVEVCSNEDGFKGAWFPAKIIDSKPLIPATKKKRKSFSDGSSNSFSPTKAEVQYETLVSDVDPDKPLTEFVELGQIRPVPPDDNVDRPFEPGDKVDAFHLDAWWPGVVIKREEDAYTVGFMYPPDLLVLRRSELRSHWDLADGVWVRAKKEMMMVSNFSPGTAVEMNPDEERLFYAWFPAIYLGQLGIDSFLLQYKKSNNSDDKIVVRGHQIRPQPPNSTERDFNLLDKVDAFHGMGWWVGDITKVLKGNKYAVTLSCTRQEKEFSLSELRTHMDWTDGGWATMSHGKWITEVREFHFRRGSEAQSKHSCQSSKRDYELQSCESYGNSDVGTPLRKKTPCSRISVKIQSKPLSPCTDKLPYGKTNKKLKMSPQPKDDATILSLYKKLKGGHSDDSLSLEKPFARRTLVKTLNKESPVINVLKIAKLKVRGLDDQALTHFKRKGKKRSEIEKTGEVNIGDEHVMDNTESSGIKSESEATGGSHAGASCLLPMEGVGQNEDGVTSAVEGNGKRTALLVEGEEHNGGGSMAADCSNDIFELSMITRLDLKGEKHDGTGVVAQVESTETQVAKYKGSEDAMVEEEAVYSAMDIDKGITSITVGSSNPAGISEQQSEVRKQVETGVTGSEEAMRETETVNSTTDYLTQEGQVVVTGVLPKPSAHNQPLSLCINEVHSVKTIGGTSNLVGTANQEINGRQVEISVTGNLAGTPNQQNEVNGRQVETGVTDEADAEQNNMRQAETVDSPMGCSTKELQVAVTGISEKASAHDQPFLLCTSEMHSVKPTEGSSTQVETGVTVNIEQQDSPDLPFVKSYPEIWEKVESMDAFRRYPQKPHFYPLVKCGELSRESLAIAKMLTFASLVEKTSKVNIEVPDDFFDSSFQEIGDLETFGFDVKAVRDRLNSLLEMKVQLGQLQDKSKEVEIQIAVQTQERKKHNEKISGVAKQIKDLQDQLVVLMSEDAAKGTEISRLQSEENAITESILSTRRNFEKLSEAW
- the LOC114824927 gene encoding DUF724 domain-containing protein 7-like isoform X5, which gives rise to MVVKKGQSATHLGKDSKVEVCSNEDGFKGAWFPAKIIDSKPLIPATKKKRKSFSDGSSNSFSPTKAEVQYETLVSDVDPDKPLTEFVELGQIRPVPPDDNVDRPFEPGDKVDAFHLDAWWPGVVIKREEDAYTVGFMYPPDLLVLRRSELRSHWDLADGVWVRAKKEMMMVSNFSPGTAVEMNPDEERLFYAWFPAIYLGQLGIDSFLLQYKKSNNSDDKIVVRGHQIRPQPPNSTERDFNLLDKVDAFHGMGWWVGDITKVLKGNKYAVTLSCTRQEKEFSLSELRTHMDWTDGGWATMSHGKWITEVREFHFRRGSEAQSKHSCQSSKRDYELQSCESYGNSDVGTPLRKKTPCSRISVKIQSKPLSPCTDKLPYGKTNKKLKMSPQPKDDATILSLYKKLKGGHSDDSLSLEKPFARRTLVKTLNKESPVINVLKIAKLKVRGLDDQALTHFKRKGKKRSEIEKTGEVNIGDEHVMDNTESSGIKSESEATGGSHAGASCLLPMEGVGQNEDGVTSAVEGNGKRTALLVEGEEHNGGGSMAADCSNDIFELSMITRLDLKGEKHDGTGVVAQVESTETQVAKYKGSEDAMVEEEAVYSAMDIDKGITSITVGSSNPAGISEQQSEVRKQVETGVTGSEEAMRETETVNSTTDYLTQEGQVVVTGVLPKPSAHNQPLSLCINEVHSVKTIGGTSNLVGTANQEINGRQVEISVTGNLAGTPNQQNEVNGRQVETGVTDEADAEQNNNAVRQAETVDSPMGCSTKELQVAVTGISEKASAHDQPFLLCTSEMHSVKPTEGSSTQVETGVTVNIEQQDSPDLPFVKSYPEIWEKVESMDAFRRYPQKPHFYPLVKCGELSRESLAIAKMLTFASLVEKTSKVNIEVPDDFFDSSFQEIGDLETFGFDVKAVRDRLNSLLEMKVQLGQLQDKSKEVEIQIAVQTQERKKHNEKISGVAKQIKDLQDQLVVLMSEDAAKGTEISRLQSEENAITESILSTRRNFEKLSEAW
- the LOC114824927 gene encoding DUF724 domain-containing protein 7-like isoform X8 translates to MVVKKGQSATHLGKDSKVEVCSNEDGFKGAWFPAKIIDSKPLIPATKKKRKSFSDGSSNSFSPTKAEVQYETLVSDVDPDKPLTEFVELGQIRPVPPDDNVDRPFEPGDKVDAFHLDAWWPGVVIKREEDAYTVGFMYPPDLLVLRRSELRSHWDLADGVWVRAKKEMMMVSNFSPGTAVEMNPDEERLFYAWFPAIYLGQLGIDSFLLQYKKSNNSDDKIVVRGHQIRPQPPNSTERDFNLLDKVDAFHGMGWWVGDITKVLKGNKYAVTLSCTRQEKEFSLSELRTHMDWTDGGWATMSHGKWITEVREFHFRRGSEAQSKHSCQSSKRDYELQSCESYGNSDVGTPLRKKTPCSRISVKIQSKPLSPCTDKLPYGKTNKKLKMSPQPKDDATILSLYKKLKGGHSDDSLSLEKPFARRTLVKTLNKESPVINVLKIAKLKVRGLDDQALTHFKRKGKKRSEIEKTGEVNIGDEHVMDNTESSGIKSESEATGGSHAGASCLLPMEGVGQNEDGVTSAVEGNGKRTALLVEGEEHNGGGSMAADCSNDIFELSMITRLDLKGEKHDGTGVVAQVESTETQVAKYKGSEDAMVEEEAVYSAMDIDKGITSITVGSSNPAGISEQQSEVRKQVETGVTGSEEAMRETETVNSTTDYLTQEGQVVVTGVLPKPSAHNQPLSLCINEVHSVKTIGNLVGTANQEINGRQVEISVTGNLAGTPNQQNEVNGRQVETGVTDEADAEQNNMRQAETVDSPMGCSTKELQVAVTGISEKASAHDQPFLLCTSEMHSVKPTEGSSTQVETGVTVNIEQQDSPDLPFVKSYPEIWEKVESMDAFRRYPQKPHFYPLVKCGELSRESLAIAKMLTFASLVEKTSKVNIEVPDDFFDSSFQEIGDLETFGFDVKAVRDRLNSLLEMKVQLGQLQDKSKEVEIQIAVQTQERKKHNEKISGVAKQIKDLQDQLVVLMSEDAAKGTEISRLQSEENAITESILSTRRNFEKLSEAW
- the LOC114824927 gene encoding DUF724 domain-containing protein 7-like isoform X1, giving the protein MVVKKGQSATHLGKDSKVEVCSNEDGFKGAWFPAKIIDSKPLIPATKKKRKSFSDGSSNSFSPTKAEVQYETLVSDVDPDKPLTEFVELGQIRPVPPDDNVDRPFEPGDKVDAFHLDAWWPGVVIKREEDAYTVGFMYPPDLLVLRRSELRSHWDLADGVWVRAKKEMMMVSNFSPGTAVEMNPDEERLFYAWFPAIYLGQLGIDSFLLQYKKSNNSDDKIVVRGHQIRPQPPNSTERDFNLLDKVDAFHGMGWWVGDITKVLKGNKYAVTLSCTRQEKEFSLSELRTHMDWTDGGWATMSHGKWITEVREFHFRRGSEAQSKHSCQSSKRDYELQSCESYGNSDVGTPLRKKTPCSRISVKIQSKPLSPCTDKLPYGKTNKKLKMSPQPKDDATILSLYKKLKGGHSDDSLSLEKPFARRTLVKTLNKESPVINVLKIAKLKVRGLDDQALTHFKRKGKKRSEIEKTGEVNIGDEHVMDNTESSGIKSESEATGGSHAGASCLLPMEGVGQNEDGVTSAVEGNGKRTALLVEGEEHNGGGSMAADCSNDIFELSMITRLDLKGEKHDGTGVVAQVESTETQVAKYKGSEDAMVEEEAVYSAMDIDKGITSITVGSSNPAGISEQQSEVRKQVETGVTGSEEAMRETETVNSTTDYLTQEGQVVVTGVLPKPSAHNQPLSLCINEVHSVKTIGGTSNLVGTANQEINGRQVEISVTGNLAGTPNQQNEVNGRQVETGVTDEADAEQNNNAVRQAETVDSPMGCSTKELQVAVTGISEKASAHDQPFLLCTSEMHSVKPTEGSSNPAETDNQQNEVTGTQVETGVTVNIEQQDSPDLPFVKSYPEIWEKVESMDAFRRYPQKPHFYPLVKCGELSRESLAIAKMLTFASLVEKTSKVNIEVPDDFFDSSFQEIGDLETFGFDVKAVRDRLNSLLEMKVQLGQLQDKSKEVEIQIAVQTQERKKHNEKISGVAKQIKDLQDQLVVLMSEDAAKGTEISRLQSEENAITESILSTRRNFEKLSEAW
- the LOC114824927 gene encoding DUF724 domain-containing protein 7-like isoform X7, which codes for MVVKKGQSATHLGKDSKVEVCSNEDGFKGAWFPAKIIDSKPLIPATKKKRKSFSDGSSNSFSPTKAEVQYETLVSDVDPDKPLTEFVELGQIRPVPPDDNVDRPFEPGDKVDAFHLDAWWPGVVIKREEDAYTVGFMYPPDLLVLRRSELRSHWDLADGVWVRAKKEMMMVSNFSPGTAVEMNPDEERLFYAWFPAIYLGQLGIDSFLLQYKKSNNSDDKIVVRGHQIRPQPPNSTERDFNLLDKVDAFHGMGWWVGDITKVLKGNKYAVTLSCTRQEKEFSLSELRTHMDWTDGGWATMSHGKWITEVREFHFRRGSEAQSKHSCQSSKRDYELQSCESYGNSDVGTPLRKKTPCSRISVKIQSKPLSPCTDKLPYGKTNKKLKMSPQPKDDATILSLYKKLKGGHSDDSLSLEKPFARRTLVKTLNKESPVINVLKIAKLKVRGLDDQALTHFKRKGKKRSEIEKTGEVNIGDEHVMDNTESSGIKSESEATGGSHAGASCLLPMEGVGQNEDGVTSAVEGNGKRTALLVEGEEHNGGGSMAADCSNDIFELSMITRLDLKGEKHDGTGVVAQVESTETQVAKYKGSEDAMVEEEAVYSAMDIDKGITSITVGSSNPAGISEQQSEVRKQVETGVTGSEEAMRETETVNSTTDYLTQEGQVVVTGVLPKPSAHNQPLSLCINEVHSVKTIGNLVGTANQEINGRQVEISVTGNLAGTPNQQNEVNGRQVETGVTDEADAEQNNNAVRQAETVDSPMGCSTKELQVAVTGISEKASAHDQPFLLCTSEMHSVKPTEGSSTQVETGVTVNIEQQDSPDLPFVKSYPEIWEKVESMDAFRRYPQKPHFYPLVKCGELSRESLAIAKMLTFASLVEKTSKVNIEVPDDFFDSSFQEIGDLETFGFDVKAVRDRLNSLLEMKVQLGQLQDKSKEVEIQIAVQTQERKKHNEKISGVAKQIKDLQDQLVVLMSEDAAKGTEISRLQSEENAITESILSTRRNFEKLSEAW